A DNA window from Schistocerca gregaria isolate iqSchGreg1 chromosome 2, iqSchGreg1.2, whole genome shotgun sequence contains the following coding sequences:
- the LOC126336742 gene encoding uncharacterized protein LOC126336742 yields the protein MASSVRKNTVAFSFDKETRGVQPSILEIRNWITKVIGISSESIHTMQLDADNYCIFVKFVDSAMVDRFLEKYGSEVEFVHKDGTKSRVGISNVGSMISNVRVLNIPIEVDNSKIKEALEEYGVVHEIVNERWSPKYKLHCFNGNRSVEMEVQANIPPYIFVDGHKARVIYTGQVSTCYMCNEARRLRHDSSRRVFVLKRNRSLRRKRTINDFLPRYDRTKPTTEIISATIHSAPVAGVNKFAPLKSPSNDEQPSYKRKLRNKKRPLKHTDDSSYEETARKTLVTTEPKPCSEETLEEDEGMRVEVVTHLGEENLVIATESVTAETRNKKRRREHTDDHADEETSRKAHVTRKPKLRNRETLEEDDGMRVEVVTHLGEDDLVITRESVTGDRGPLENNHEIAVLTAEPEAQQLTLHATQEEEPTEQHADSEVREYAEGRSTRAKVLRQQPVTTVNTPLLNIDNSNTNTGHQDRHRRKQKSKRKVVVICRIRSHQRRN from the coding sequence ATGGCAAGCTCCGTGAGAAAAAACACCGTCGCATTTTCCTTCGACAAGGAAACTCGTGGAGTTCAACCATCTATACTCGAAATACGTAACTGGATTACCAAGGTAATCGGCATTAGCTCCGAGTCTATTCATACCATGCAATTAGATGCTGACAACTACTGCATTTTCGTGAAGTTTGTAGATTCGGCAATGGTTGACCGTTTTTTGGAAAAATATGGTAGTGAAGTAGAATTTGTACACAAAGACGGGACAAAGAGTAGAGTAGGAATCAGTAATGTTGGCTCTATGATCAGCAATGTGCGTGTATTGAATATTCCTATTGAAGTAGATAATTCGAAAATTAAGGAAGCCCTAGAAGAGTACGGTGTAGTACACGAAATTGTTAATGAAAGATGGTCCCCCAAGTATAAGTTGCATTGTTTTAACGGCAATCGCTCGGTAGAAATGGAAGTGCAGGCGAACATTCCACCTTACATCTTTGTGGATGGTCACAAGGCCCGTGTCATTTATACAGGTCAAGTCTCGACATGTTATATGTGTAATGAGGCTCGTCGCCTCCGCCATGACAGCTCGCGTCGTGTTTTTGTTTTAAAACGCAATCGCTCGCTACGCCGGAAACGAACAATCAATGACTTTTTACCAAGATACGACAGAACTAAACCGACGACTGAAATAATTTCAGCTACCATTCACAGTGCTCCCGTCGCTGGAGTTAATAAATTTGCGCCTCTAAAATCCCCCAGTAATGATGAACAGCCATCCTACAAACGCAAGCTTAGAAACAAGAAGAGACCCCTTAAACATACTGACGACTCTTCATATGAAGAAACTGCTCGTAAAACGCTTGTAACCACGGAGCCAAAACCGTGTAGTGAAGAAACATTGGAAGAAGATGAGGGAATGCGAGTGGAAGTGGTGACACATTTAGGAGAAGAGAATTTAGTGATTGCAACAGAAAGTGTAACTGCTGAAACAAGAAACAAGAAGCGACGCCGTGAACATACTGACGACCATGCAGATGAAGAAACCTCTCGTAAAGCGCATGTAACCAGAAAGCCAAAACTGCGTAATAGAGAAACATTGGAAGAGGATGATGGAATGCGAGTGGAAGTGGTGACACATTTAGGAGAAGATGATTTAGTGATTACAAGAGAAAGTGTCACTGGTGATAGGGGCCCACTGGAGAATAATCATGAGATTGCAGTGCTAACAGCGGAACCGGAGGCGCAGCAGCTCACACTGCACGCTACACAAGAGGAAGAGCCCACTGAACAACATGCTGACTCCGAAGTGCGAGAGTACGCCGAAGGAAGAAGCACACGAGCGAAAGTGCTTAGGCAGCAGCCCGTCACAACAGTAAACACACCGCTGCTAAATATTGATAACTCGAACACCAACACTGGCCATCAAGATCGTCatcggcggaaacagaaaagcaaacGGAAAGTTGTCGTCATTTGTCGAATACGAAGTCATCAGAGAAGGAACTGA